Proteins encoded by one window of bacterium:
- a CDS encoding PEP-CTERM sorting domain-containing protein (PEP-CTERM proteins occur, often in large numbers, in the proteomes of bacteria that also encode an exosortase, a predicted intramembrane cysteine proteinase. The presence of a PEP-CTERM domain at a protein's C-terminus predicts cleavage within the sorting domain, followed by covalent anchoring to some some component of the (usually Gram-negative) cell surface. Many PEP-CTERM proteins exhibit an unusual sequence composition that includes large numbers of potential glycosylation sites. Expression of one such protein has been shown restore the ability of a bacterium to form floc, a type of biofilm.): MRLLVLAMSVAFALAISQAHATPLNFSGSFSIDDVGGFSTPLDIVVGDIFLFNMTIEDSTLDSEYAGPVSFINAITQFSLTASTTNQGSFDPRSLVVDEGNISNDGQFLVFDLYFDPTGLYFLGINLPDVLTWNQEPGAFYSLSDSLSTPIDTAFCVGCGTSIDWHFHDGGRALGRLTAFSGGVLVPEPSSAVLLLLGLAGLSFVRSRHRA, translated from the coding sequence ATGAGACTTCTTGTATTAGCCATGAGCGTTGCTTTTGCCCTTGCCATCAGCCAAGCTCACGCGACACCACTCAACTTTTCCGGATCGTTTTCCATAGACGATGTTGGTGGCTTTTCAACCCCGCTAGACATCGTTGTGGGCGACATCTTCCTTTTCAACATGACGATTGAAGACTCGACACTAGATTCCGAATATGCCGGTCCTGTATCCTTCATAAATGCCATAACTCAGTTTTCGCTAACTGCATCCACCACCAATCAAGGTTCGTTTGATCCCCGATCATTGGTAGTCGACGAAGGAAATATCTCCAACGACGGGCAGTTCCTGGTCTTCGATCTGTATTTCGACCCTACAGGTCTCTATTTCCTTGGAATCAACCTCCCAGACGTGCTCACTTGGAATCAAGAGCCTGGCGCATTCTACTCTCTATCAGACTCACTGAGCACTCCCATTGATACAGCATTCTGCGTGGGGTGTGGGACGTCGATAGATTGGCACTTTCATGATGGAGGCAGAGCCTTAGGTAGACTGACGGCATTTTCGGGGGGTGTTTTGGTCCCCGAACCCTCTTCAGCAGTGCTCCTACTTCTTGGGTTAGCGGGTCTCTCGTTTGTTAGGTCTCGGCATCGGGCATAG
- a CDS encoding winged helix-turn-helix transcriptional regulator, translated as MGLRTSYLLWGYSSDPLTNVVEVYMSQLRKKLGDGKDERLIYTVRGFGYKIES; from the coding sequence TTGGGGCTCCGTACTTCCTATCTGCTGTGGGGCTACAGCAGCGATCCGCTGACCAACGTCGTCGAGGTCTACATGAGCCAGCTCCGCAAGAAGCTGGGCGACGGCAAGGATGAACGGTTGATCTACACCGTTCGTGGGTTCGGCTACAAGATCGAATCCTGA